AATCACGTGCGAATCGGGCAGTTTGCCGTCCGGTGTCAGCTTGTCGATGAGGCCGGGGAGCAGGTTCGCCAACTGGTTGCCGGCTGCATCCGGGCTCAGCCCCGCTTGAGATGCCAGCTGCTTCAGTAGGTCCCCGCCCAATCCCTGTTGGATTTGTTGCGGAGAGATCGGCAGATTTTTTCCCGTACTGACCCAGGAATTGACGATCTCGCCCAGCCCATTGTTCTGAAAGGCTTGAATGAGCCCGCCGAGCCCGCCGACGGTGCTTTGTTGCCCCAGCAGGCCGACCACCGCTTTCATCAAAGGGTTCTGATCGCTCGCCTGCCCCATCATTCCTACTGCCGCCTGGCCGAGTTGATCGAGCAGTCCCATCGTAACCTCCTTCGATAAGTGGGTCGCTGAACGACCTAGCGACCGCTTGGTTTTGACCCCTTGGTCCCTGCGGACTTGGGTGTCTTCCGTTCCATGGCTAAGGGTGGGGCGAACCAATTATGACGACTGCGCTTATGCCGCTCGGACACGGCCAGCACTGCGTGAAACGGCAGGCCGTCGCCAGTGGCGTCTTCGGATTCTTTCAGGCTCCAGGCCTCACCGGCTTCATTCAGGATTTCGACAAACGTTTCGAAGTCGTCCTCCTCGTCCGGTTTCGTCAGCACCTGGTCGGCATCCGTCACCACGATGAGGTAGCCCTTGGCCGGCAACCAGTCCAGGTCGGCCAGGCACTCTTCGAGGGCATCCCAGTTGTGGCCGAAATAGTCCGGAAAAGAGAAGACCCGGCTGAACTCATCCAGCAGTCCCGCCTTGGTTCTGCATTTTTTGCCGGAGATGATCTTGGTGATAAAATGCGCGGGAACGGAGAGCAGTTTATCGAGCGCCTCTCCTTCGGCATGCACCAGGAGATGCGCCCAGGGTTTTTTTATTGACTGGAGTGCGGTAAGCGACATGTCTCCTCAATTCATCGGAATAAAAGAGCGATAGTGATCGGCCGTGTAATAGGCCTTGCCGCTGCGTTGGTCGATGACGATGCGTTCGGCCCCGCGATTTTTCCCCGCCATTTTCGGATGGACGTCATATTCACGATAGCGGCCGCGTGGAAGCACGCGCTCGCGATTTTGGAACGTGCGTCCTCCCACATACCCGGGCAGGGGTTTCCCATGTCGTTCCTCAATGGCCTTGAGGGTTTCCCGGGCGGCTGAAGGGATGGTATCCCGAACGTCTCGCTGGGTGGCCTGGGGGCCAGCACGAACTAACCCGTCCTGAAAGGCTGGGGCCTGAGCGGATGCGGACGCGAGGGTGGAAGCCGGCGCCTCCTGCAGGGTGCTGCGGGGTTCACCGGCGACGGAGAATCCCATGTGCAGCAGAAGGGTTGCGCAGAGCCAAAGGAGAACACCTGTGAGGCGTCGACTAGACATCGTCATTCGCAACCGGTGACATCGACAGAATCAGACCCTAACATGTCACATGGGAGCGGTCAACGTCGCGGGCCAGGCCTCCGGAGCCGTGCGAGTCGCCTCACACCGTGTCGTTCGGCAGCTCGGCTCCATGCATGCGCGTGAACAATTCCCAGTCGAACGGTTTGGGCGACACCGCGTGGAGCGGGATCGTTTCCATCCGGTGGGGATCGTGATACGCCACCATGCAGCCGACGATGCTCTCCGGTTGTTCAACGAGGCGGCGGACCGTTTCGTAGGCCAAGTGCTGCGCGATCATTTTATCTTCCGGTGTCGGAGGCGCACCCCGCAACGTATGTCCAAGAATCGTGGCCTTCGTGGCCGAGGCCAGCGAATAGTGACCGGAGGTTTCTTTGCGCGGCGGCCAGGAGGCAATGGTCTGGGCCACATAATCGACCAGCCCGTGGACCCCGCCTTCCTTGTGGTGACGGTGGGGTGTCCGTTCCGCCACGATAAAGATGTGGCTCTTATTGGGAACACCCAACGTGCGTTTCAGTGTGCCGAGCACCACCTCCTCAATGTACGCGTCAGGGTCAGGATGCTCGTTGACCAGGATGCCCTCCGCCCTGGCCTGGTAAGCGCAGGCCAGCGCCAGGTGGCCGGATCCGGCCCCCATGACCTCGACAAAAAAGATGCTGCCCATGGCGGCGCTGGTGGCTTTGAGCGATTCGATGGATTGATTCGCGAGCGCAACCGCGGAGTGGAAGCCCAGCGAGGTCGTGCCGGCGATATTGTTGTCGATGGTTCCGGGAATGCCCACCACCTGGACGCCGTAGGTTTCGTGGATGGCCCGCGCGCCGCGCAAACTTCCGTCGCCTCCGAGGACGACGAGTGCGGAATCCTCGAGATAGGGCGTGAGGGAACGCATGGCGGCGCGTTGCACCTGTTCGTCCTTGAAGTCCTCGAAGCGGCTGCTGCCGATGGGGCTGCTGGCATGGCTGCTCATGCCCCGCGTATCTTCTTCGGTGACCGCATCGATCCAGTTGTTGGCCAGACCCAGGAATCCATGCCGGACGAAGAACACCTCCAGCCCGAAACGATTCCCGGTGACGCGCAATTCCTTCAAGGCCGCCCCGGCGCCGCCGAAATCTCCCCCGGAGACCAAAGCCAGGAGGCGCTTGATCCGTTTCGGCTTGAGCGTGACGCGCTGGCTGCGCTCCCGTTCCACAGTGACCCAGGCTTCTCGAGCAACCCGGTCGCTTTCGATCAAGCCCACGGCGGTGGAGTAGCCGGAGAGCTTACCGTTCTCCAAGGTCAGCAGCACCACATTGTCCTGGCCTTCCTTGTATTCGCCGAACTCGGAAAAGGCTTCGCGGAAGGGGCGAGGATCGAGGTAGATGCGCAGTGCGCGTAATGTCGAACTATGGGTATACAGACAGAGCACTTCTCCGGGATGGGCCCGGCCCAACCAGTGCAATCCGTCGATCACATCGACGTACAGATCGAAAAATGAATGCCCGCCGGGATAACTGTAGAAGGGGTGCTTAATCAGCCGCTTGGCGGTCTTTGAATCAACGCCGAAGGCTTGGGCCGCTGCGTCGATCTCCGCTTGTTTTTCCATACCCGTGACCCAGCCGAAATCCTGTGACTCCAGGGTCGCCTCGACATGGGGATGCACGGCATCCGTCCGGTCGGGCAGTAATGCTTGGGTGATGCGTCGGCAGAGTTGTTCGGTATTCGGGCTGTGGCTGATGAGGTGCAGGAACGTGCGAGGATCCAGGTAGTTACGGAGCTGCAGATAGCCCAATTGCTGGCCGACGACGCCCACCATGCGGGCCAGGGCTGCCCCAACCGCATCCGCTCTGGGCACGCCGCGCTCATGATCCAACACATTCGCCAGTCGCCGTCCGACGCGATGGGTCTTGCTTTCCACTTCCGAGACCCCATGGCGCATCGTGAGAAACAGCGTGCGGTCGCCGAGGTCGCGGGGTAGCAGCCAGAAGCGGTCGTCGCCCAGGTCGAGGACGATGCGCCCTTCGGCGAGTTGGGGCGTCAGTTGGGTTCGCGGGACGATCGCCACCGGGCGGCGATGGGTGGGTTTTTGTGTGGCGCCGATCGGAGCCCGATACAACGGCGCGAGTTCTCCGCGTGCGAGTAACAGGTTCCAGGCGGCGAAGAACACCACCGGGTCGCCGCCGCAGGCCTCCGTCAGCAATGTCTGTCGAGCGGTGCGATACGCTTCGGCGCTGGGCAGGCCGGCTTGTGCCCGCTGGATGAAGGCCTTGATGCGGTCGAGAGCGGCTCGTGCGCGCTCCGGTCTGTCGGTGGACGGGGGAGGGGACGGCGGCAACAGGTATCGCCCGCTCGAGACGCGTCGAGCGAGGGTTTCACCATACGCCAATAACCCTTCCAGCGTGACGAAATCCAGTTGGTCGCTGGCCTGCTTGTCCGATCCGCTCATATCCGGCCTCGTGGGGTTCGAATTGGTACGATCACCTCATGTGGTTCGGCCCGCTACTGCTCCATTCATCAGGGAGATGTTCTTTTGCGGCATGGGGACGGGTTTGTTAGAATGACCCGACCGGGTCACACGCGCATTGCGTCTCACCGTCTACGTACAAGATGGTGTGTCGGGCCACTCTTGTCAAGACAGAAGCACAGCACCATGCGTAAAGCTAAAATCGTCTGCACCATCGGTCCGGCGAGCGATGGCGCGGCTGTGCTTGATCAGCTGATCCAGAGCGGCATGAACGCGGCGCGCCTGAATTTTTCCCATGGCACCCATGACTCCCATGGGCATGCGATCAAAGTCATTCGCGAGTCGGCCGACCGTCAGGGCGTCGCCGTCGCCATCATCCAAGACCTGCAGGGCCCGCGCATTCGCGTCGGAGAGATCGACGGCGCCTTGGTGTTGGTCGCCGGTGGCCGTGTCCGGTTGCGGACCATGACCTTACGATCCGGCGGGCAGATCGGCGCCCGGACTGCGCTCTCCCCCGGCGCCATGCAAGAAATTCCGGTCACCTACCAGGCGCTGACCAGGGACATTCGGCCGGGGGCCAAAATACTGATCGATGACGGGCTTGTGGAATTGACGGCCGACCGCGTCGTCGATGGCATGGTGGAATGTACGGTGGTGGTGGGTGGTCGCGTGACGTCCCACAAGGGCATGAATTTACCGGGCACCGTGGTCAGCGCCCCGACATTGACGGACAAAGACCGGGACGATCTGCGATTCGGTGTGGCGCAGGGTGTGGACTATATCGCGCTGTCGTTTGTGCGTGGGGCGGAGGATGTCATTGCCGCGAAGCGGTTGATCGCCGAGTGTGGTGGCGATGTACCGGTCATCGCAAAAATCGAACGACAGGAAGCCGTGACGGATTTGGAGGCGATTCTCGCCCATGCCGACGGAGTGATGGTCGCGCGCGGCGATCTCGGCGTGGAACTGGGGCCGGAGGCGGTGCCGGTCTTGCAAAAGCGTATCATCGCGACGGCCAATCGTCATCGGCGCCTGGTCATCACCGCGACGCAAATGCTGGAATCGATGACTCAACATACGCGACCGACGAGGGCGGAGGCGTCGGACGTCGCCAATGCCGTGTTCGACGGAACCGATGCCGTGATGCTCTCGGCGGAAACGGCCGTCGGACAGTATCCGGTTGAGGTGGTGCAGGTCATGGACCGAATCGTCCGGGCGGCGGAAGTCGAAACGGGGCCGGCATTCGTCAGAAGGGCCGCGAAGGAGGAGAGACGGCTGAGTTTCGAAGAGGCTATCTGCCTGTCTGCCTCATCGGCTGCCGCTGCGACCGGCGCGAGTGCGATTGTCGCGTTCAGCGAACGTGGCATGACGGCCCGGCTGGTGTCGAAACAACGTCCGGCTGCCCCGATTATTAGTTTTACCCCCTTTGCGCCGGTTCGCCGGCAAATGGCCTTATACTGGGGAGTCCTCCCACATACGATGGTGCAGATTCCGACCACCGACGAGCGGGTCAACGAAGCAGAGCGTCGGTTGAAGGCGGAAGGTCTCGTGTCGCCTGGGCAGCGCATTGTCATTTTGTCAGGGACCAGAATCGGGCAGCCCGGGGGGACGAATCTCATGAAACTGCATGAGGTAGGATAGGGCATGACGCATGTGCGGCGGCGGATCATCGGATTGATGATGGGCCTGGTTTGGCTGGCGGCTTGGGCCCTGCCCGGTCTCGCGCAAACCAGCTCGGTGACGCATTCGCCGGCGAAGGTCGTCGAAAAATATTTCACACTTGATAATAAAGGCGTGCGGCTCGATGCCGCCTCGTTCGAGTCGGTGGCCGGGTATGTGGATTGGAAAGAAGAGCCGGCCTGGGGCAAGGTCATCGTGATTCATGGCTTCACGGTGCCGGACGATTTTCGGCAGTGGGAGATCGTGAATCGGTTGGAAGTGATCGTGCCGGTGGAGTTTCACGTGTTGGGCGTCATGTATTTGGATACGGCCGGATTCGTGCCGGAGCCCGGCGCCGAGCAGGCCCGTGTTCGGTTGAAGGTTAAGAACGGACGATGGAGAATCGTGGAACCCATCCTGCCGCCGCACGTCGGGCAGAAGCGGATGCTGAACTTTGTGCGGCAGGCCATGTTGGAGGAGAAGGACGGGACGCGGCAGGCGTCTCTGGCCGCCTTGCAGGAAGAGTTACGAAAGGCGAAAGAATGACAAAGAAGGCTGAAGTCGATTTGCTCATCTTCGATCTCGACGGGACCCTCATCGAGTCGAAATGGGATATCGCCGACAGTGTCAACTTGACGCTGCGCGATTTGGGCGTCCCTGAGCGCCCGCAGGAAGAAATTTTCGGATTCGTCGGTGACGGCGTGAAGAAGCTCTTGCGTCTGGCGGTGGGCGAGGGCAAGACCGACTTATATGACGAGGCGCTCCGGATCTTTCGCGGACACTATCTGGATCATTGTCTCGATCGCACGGTGTTTTATCCCGGCATCGACAAGGTCCTGACGCATTTCTCCGCCAAGCCCAAGGCCGTGGCGACGAATAAATCGATCGAATATACCAATGTCATTCTGAACGGGCTTGGGCCGAAACATTTTGCCTACGTAGTTGGCGGCGACAACGGGTTCGGCCTGAAGCCCGAGCCGGGCATGCTGGTGCATGTGATGGAACAACTCGGAGTCGAGAAGGATCGCACGGTACTCATCGGCGACAGCACGAACGATATCAACGGTGGGCACAATGCGGGCATTCGGGTCTGTGCGGTGGGGTATGGCATGGGCAATCGACAAAAGATGGCGGCCTGCCAGCCCGATTGGTTTATTGAACGACCGGAAGAATTGATGGAGCTCTTCATATGATCAGCATCGAACGCGCACGCATGATGGGGGTTCTGATCCTGACCGGCATGTTCGCGGCGGTTGCGCCCGGGTACGCTGAGTCTCCGAGTCTGGCCGACCGGGTGATTGAACACAAGCTCACCAACGGGATGACCGTGCTCATGGTGGAACGGCATCAAGCCCCGATCGTCAGCATCAACATGACCTTCGGCGTCGGTGGCGTCAACGAGCAGGTCGGACTGACCGGCTTGGCGCACCTCTACGAACACATGGCGTTCAAGGGTACCCGGACGGTCGGTACCAAAGACTATGAGCGGGAGCAGGCGGTACTCGACGATCTGACCCTGGTCGGGAATGAATTGGACCGGCGGGAGCGAGAGGAATCGACGCGCGCGGAGACGGAAGGGAAGCCGTATGCCCCCTCCCAGGAGGTGCAACAACTGCAGCGGCGGTTCAAGGAACTGCAGGACAAGGCCGGCGAGTTCGTGGTGGGCAACGAAATGGCCCTGTTGTATCAACGCCACGGCGGAGTCGGATTGAATGCCTCGACCGGCAAAGATATCACACGGTATGTCATCAGCCTGCCTGCGAATCGGCTGCCGCTTTGGGCCGCGCTGGAATCCGACCGCATGGCGCACCCTGTGCTGCGCGAGTTCTACAAGGAGCGGGGAGTGGTCATGGAGGAGCGGC
The sequence above is drawn from the Nitrospira defluvii genome and encodes:
- a CDS encoding YidB family protein, yielding MGLLDQLGQAAVGMMGQASDQNPLMKAVVGLLGQQSTVGGLGGLIQAFQNNGLGEIVNSWVSTGKNLPISPQQIQQGLGGDLLKQLASQAGLSPDAAGNQLANLLPGLIDKLTPDGKLPDSHVIEQGLNLLRGKLG
- a CDS encoding barstar family protein — encoded protein: MSLTALQSIKKPWAHLLVHAEGEALDKLLSVPAHFITKIISGKKCRTKAGLLDEFSRVFSFPDYFGHNWDALEECLADLDWLPAKGYLIVVTDADQVLTKPDEEDDFETFVEILNEAGEAWSLKESEDATGDGLPFHAVLAVSERHKRSRHNWFAPPLAMERKTPKSAGTKGSKPSGR
- a CDS encoding ribonuclease domain-containing protein is translated as MGFSVAGEPRSTLQEAPASTLASASAQAPAFQDGLVRAGPQATQRDVRDTIPSAARETLKAIEERHGKPLPGYVGGRTFQNRERVLPRGRYREYDVHPKMAGKNRGAERIVIDQRSGKAYYTADHYRSFIPMN
- a CDS encoding 6-phosphofructokinase; translation: MSGSDKQASDQLDFVTLEGLLAYGETLARRVSSGRYLLPPSPPPSTDRPERARAALDRIKAFIQRAQAGLPSAEAYRTARQTLLTEACGGDPVVFFAAWNLLLARGELAPLYRAPIGATQKPTHRRPVAIVPRTQLTPQLAEGRIVLDLGDDRFWLLPRDLGDRTLFLTMRHGVSEVESKTHRVGRRLANVLDHERGVPRADAVGAALARMVGVVGQQLGYLQLRNYLDPRTFLHLISHSPNTEQLCRRITQALLPDRTDAVHPHVEATLESQDFGWVTGMEKQAEIDAAAQAFGVDSKTAKRLIKHPFYSYPGGHSFFDLYVDVIDGLHWLGRAHPGEVLCLYTHSSTLRALRIYLDPRPFREAFSEFGEYKEGQDNVVLLTLENGKLSGYSTAVGLIESDRVAREAWVTVERERSQRVTLKPKRIKRLLALVSGGDFGGAGAALKELRVTGNRFGLEVFFVRHGFLGLANNWIDAVTEEDTRGMSSHASSPIGSSRFEDFKDEQVQRAAMRSLTPYLEDSALVVLGGDGSLRGARAIHETYGVQVVGIPGTIDNNIAGTTSLGFHSAVALANQSIESLKATSAAMGSIFFVEVMGAGSGHLALACAYQARAEGILVNEHPDPDAYIEEVVLGTLKRTLGVPNKSHIFIVAERTPHRHHKEGGVHGLVDYVAQTIASWPPRKETSGHYSLASATKATILGHTLRGAPPTPEDKMIAQHLAYETVRRLVEQPESIVGCMVAYHDPHRMETIPLHAVSPKPFDWELFTRMHGAELPNDTV
- the pyk gene encoding pyruvate kinase, which codes for MRKAKIVCTIGPASDGAAVLDQLIQSGMNAARLNFSHGTHDSHGHAIKVIRESADRQGVAVAIIQDLQGPRIRVGEIDGALVLVAGGRVRLRTMTLRSGGQIGARTALSPGAMQEIPVTYQALTRDIRPGAKILIDDGLVELTADRVVDGMVECTVVVGGRVTSHKGMNLPGTVVSAPTLTDKDRDDLRFGVAQGVDYIALSFVRGAEDVIAAKRLIAECGGDVPVIAKIERQEAVTDLEAILAHADGVMVARGDLGVELGPEAVPVLQKRIIATANRHRRLVITATQMLESMTQHTRPTRAEASDVANAVFDGTDAVMLSAETAVGQYPVEVVQVMDRIVRAAEVETGPAFVRRAAKEERRLSFEEAICLSASSAAAATGASAIVAFSERGMTARLVSKQRPAAPIISFTPFAPVRRQMALYWGVLPHTMVQIPTTDERVNEAERRLKAEGLVSPGQRIVILSGTRIGQPGGTNLMKLHEVG
- a CDS encoding HAD family hydrolase → MTKKAEVDLLIFDLDGTLIESKWDIADSVNLTLRDLGVPERPQEEIFGFVGDGVKKLLRLAVGEGKTDLYDEALRIFRGHYLDHCLDRTVFYPGIDKVLTHFSAKPKAVATNKSIEYTNVILNGLGPKHFAYVVGGDNGFGLKPEPGMLVHVMEQLGVEKDRTVLIGDSTNDINGGHNAGIRVCAVGYGMGNRQKMAACQPDWFIERPEELMELFI